The Flexibacter flexilis DSM 6793 genome window below encodes:
- a CDS encoding AraC family transcriptional regulator encodes MAIKEQTFYRGIYGEEDTLLVRDLINVTNLKVLAKKYQNIIKPHSHDNLFQIFFVEQGAMELLFEDQSIRVESPSFFTIPKNVIHGLSVNPESQGYVISISDLALEKMLALDADIFFEIDIINVVKFDLTNDLFENLYTTIKKCIYEFENQLPAKELALEFLTGMLLIRLFRIPKESQMRLKPTDNGYKMYFRQFKHLIKESYNYSRTVESYCEHLGISNTHLHRICKTIAGKAPKKIITDFFITESKEYLRNHKYTIADVAYKLGFEDPSYFTRLFKSTTNISPSQYKKFIGL; translated from the coding sequence ATGGCAATAAAGGAACAGACTTTTTATAGAGGCATTTACGGGGAAGAAGATACGCTTTTGGTCAGAGATTTGATTAATGTTACAAATCTGAAGGTTTTGGCTAAAAAGTACCAGAATATCATTAAGCCGCATTCGCACGACAACTTGTTTCAGATTTTTTTTGTGGAGCAAGGCGCAATGGAATTGCTGTTTGAAGACCAAAGTATTCGCGTGGAAAGTCCGTCGTTTTTCACGATTCCCAAAAATGTAATACACGGGCTGTCGGTCAATCCCGAATCGCAGGGTTACGTGATTTCTATTTCGGATTTGGCTCTGGAAAAAATGCTCGCACTCGACGCGGACATTTTCTTTGAAATAGACATTATCAATGTCGTGAAGTTCGATTTGACCAACGATTTGTTTGAAAACCTGTACACGACTATCAAAAAGTGTATTTATGAGTTTGAAAACCAATTGCCCGCCAAAGAATTGGCTCTTGAATTTTTGACAGGAATGTTATTGATACGTTTGTTCAGGATTCCGAAAGAGTCGCAGATGCGCCTCAAGCCAACGGACAACGGCTACAAAATGTATTTCCGACAGTTCAAACATTTGATAAAAGAGTCTTACAATTACAGCCGAACGGTCGAATCTTATTGCGAACATTTGGGGATTTCCAACACACATTTACACCGCATTTGCAAAACAATTGCAGGCAAAGCACCCAAAAAAATTATTACAGATTTTTTTATTACTGAATCAAAAGAATATTTGCGAAATCATAAATATACAATCGCAGATGTAGCCTACAAATTAGGGTTTGAAGACCCCAGTTATTTTACAAGACTTTTTAAATCTACGACGAATATTTCGCCGAGCCAATACAAAAAATTTATAGGCTTATAA
- a CDS encoding muconate/chloromuconate family cycloisomerase — protein sequence MSSPIIINIETIIVDLPTIRPHKLSMATMMAQSMVIIKITSDDGIEGIGESTTIGGMTYGAESPEGMKLTIDKYIAPLLLNQDATNINALMYAVNKNVKGNTFAKAGIETALLDAQGKRLNVSVAQLFGGAITNRLGVLWTLASGDTQKDIDEALRLVAENRHNTFKLKIGRNTPKVDVAHVSAIKKAVGDDIKITVDINQAWTESVAKKWIQVLQDNGIDLIEQPITNTNFDGLARLTEYFHVPIMADEACATIFDAIKLCKIRGGSVFAVKVMKAGGLYNTAKIAGMAEAADISLYGGTMLEGTIGTVASAHIFSAFSNMDWGTELFGPLLLTDDIVVNPIKYENCTLELPKGAGLGIELDEDKINKYKRP from the coding sequence ATGTCAAGCCCTATTATTATAAATATAGAAACTATCATTGTTGATTTGCCTACGATTCGGCCACACAAACTTTCGATGGCAACGATGATGGCGCAGTCAATGGTAATCATCAAAATTACAAGTGATGATGGGATAGAAGGGATTGGGGAGTCCACTACAATTGGTGGCATGACCTACGGCGCAGAATCGCCCGAAGGCATGAAATTGACCATAGACAAATACATCGCGCCGCTTTTGCTCAATCAGGACGCTACGAATATCAATGCGCTGATGTATGCCGTAAATAAAAACGTGAAAGGAAACACGTTTGCCAAAGCGGGCATCGAAACGGCATTGCTCGACGCGCAAGGCAAAAGGCTGAACGTTTCGGTAGCGCAACTTTTTGGCGGTGCTATTACTAATCGTTTGGGTGTGCTTTGGACGCTTGCAAGCGGTGATACTCAGAAAGATATAGATGAAGCCTTGCGCTTGGTGGCCGAAAACAGACACAATACATTCAAACTCAAAATAGGCCGCAACACGCCAAAAGTAGATGTGGCGCACGTGTCGGCAATCAAAAAAGCCGTAGGCGACGACATCAAAATTACGGTGGATATAAATCAGGCTTGGACGGAAAGCGTAGCCAAAAAATGGATACAAGTGCTTCAGGACAACGGCATTGATTTGATAGAGCAGCCCATCACCAACACCAATTTTGACGGCTTGGCACGACTGACGGAATATTTCCATGTGCCTATCATGGCCGACGAGGCTTGCGCTACCATTTTCGACGCGATTAAACTTTGCAAAATCAGAGGCGGAAGCGTGTTTGCCGTAAAAGTGATGAAAGCAGGCGGTTTGTATAACACTGCCAAAATCGCGGGCATGGCCGAAGCCGCAGACATTAGTTTGTACGGCGGCACGATGCTCGAAGGCACTATCGGAACGGTAGCTTCGGCGCATATTTTTAGTGCGTTTTCTAACATGGATTGGGGTACGGAACTCTTTGGGCCTCTGTTGCTTACCGACGATATTGTCGTGAATCCGATTAAATACGAAAACTGTACGTTGGAGTTGCCAAAAGGCGCAGGCTTGGGCATCGAACTCGACGAAGACAAAATAAATAAATATAAAAGACCATAA
- a CDS encoding muconolactone Delta-isomerase family protein — protein sequence MLYLAEMEVHIPESWSEEKIADYIARERETSQKWQKSGKWVYLWRVAGQYANVSVIEAESPEEFHQIVSSLPLFPYMTIKVKSLCKHPNAVRETLL from the coding sequence ATGTTGTATTTAGCCGAAATGGAAGTACACATTCCAGAATCGTGGAGTGAAGAAAAAATTGCCGACTACATCGCCAGAGAGCGCGAAACTTCGCAAAAATGGCAAAAGTCGGGTAAATGGGTTTATCTGTGGAGAGTGGCTGGGCAATACGCAAACGTGAGTGTGATTGAGGCCGAAAGCCCCGAAGAATTTCACCAAATCGTAAGTTCTTTACCGCTTTTCCCGTACATGACCATCAAAGTAAAGAGTTTGTGCAAGCACCCCAACGCCGTGCGCGAAACCTTACTATAA
- a CDS encoding dioxygenase family protein: MDKHLIDNVLKKIKDTEVAGQGNERVKEVVARLLKDLFYAIDDLNISSEELWIALDWLNGAGKNHEWGLIYAGLGLEHFIDERMDWEDKQAGLVMKTPRTIEGPLYVAGAPETLSYAELETEAEPNGERLYMQGRVLDEQGNPVEGALVEVWHCNLKGMYSFFDKSQSPFNLRRAIRTDKDGKYQFKSFVPVGYSCPPNGSTDTLMSLLGRHGSRPAHIHFFISAPGFRKLTTQINIEGDALLGQDFAFADKDGLVPAINRLSADQAKAKGISEAHASIDFDFNMVVERKGLAPGENHRTRAALVAEKA, translated from the coding sequence ATGGATAAGCATTTGATTGACAATGTCTTGAAAAAAATCAAAGACACAGAAGTAGCAGGCCAAGGCAACGAACGCGTAAAAGAAGTAGTAGCTCGTTTGTTGAAAGATTTGTTCTATGCCATTGATGACCTAAACATCAGCAGCGAAGAACTTTGGATTGCGCTGGACTGGCTTAACGGCGCAGGCAAAAACCACGAATGGGGTTTGATTTACGCTGGTTTGGGCTTAGAACACTTCATTGATGAGCGCATGGACTGGGAAGACAAACAAGCTGGCTTGGTAATGAAAACACCACGCACGATTGAAGGCCCATTGTATGTGGCTGGTGCTCCAGAAACATTGAGCTACGCAGAACTCGAGACAGAAGCAGAGCCAAACGGCGAAAGATTGTATATGCAAGGCCGCGTGTTGGACGAGCAAGGCAACCCCGTAGAAGGTGCTTTGGTGGAAGTGTGGCATTGCAACCTAAAAGGTATGTACTCTTTCTTCGACAAGAGCCAATCGCCTTTCAATCTTCGTCGCGCTATCCGCACCGACAAAGATGGCAAATACCAATTCAAATCGTTTGTACCTGTGGGTTATAGCTGCCCTCCAAATGGTTCTACCGATACGTTGATGTCGCTTTTGGGCAGACATGGTTCACGCCCTGCGCACATTCACTTCTTTATCTCTGCGCCAGGTTTCCGCAAACTGACTACCCAAATCAACATCGAAGGCGATGCGTTGTTGGGTCAAGATTTCGCTTTCGCAGACAAAGACGGCTTAGTACCGGCCATTAATCGCCTATCTGCCGACCAAGCCAAAGCAAAAGGCATCAGCGAAGCACACGCTTCAATTGATTTTGACTTTAATATGGTGGTGGAAAGAAAAGGTCTTGCACCAGGCGAAAACCACAGAACTCGCGCAGCACTTGTGGCTGAAAAGGCATAA
- the pcaD gene encoding 3-oxoadipate enol-lactonase, with translation MKATKIQLKKYDCHYIFEDFGKAQTIIFSNSLGADTSMWSEQVERLKHQYNILRYDTRGHGASSSPQDAYTVADLGEDIIDLLDHLKLEKVAFCGLSMGGLIGQWLGIYHPERFSHIVLANTAAKIGNEQGWNDRISYVKTNGLESILGGTAERWFTPAFRQNQPQKVQEVLQVFVGTDLQGYMNCCAVVRDADFRGQLLGLNVPVLVISGQQDAVTTPTDGDYLQQHIPVAQHRTTDAAHLSSVEQGAEFSAFLLSFIQ, from the coding sequence ATGAAAGCAACTAAAATTCAATTGAAAAAATACGACTGCCATTATATTTTTGAAGATTTCGGAAAAGCGCAGACGATTATTTTTTCTAATTCGTTAGGGGCTGATACTTCTATGTGGAGTGAGCAAGTGGAAAGGCTCAAACATCAATACAATATTTTGCGCTACGATACACGCGGACACGGCGCGAGCAGCAGCCCGCAAGATGCCTACACGGTGGCCGATTTGGGCGAAGACATTATCGACTTGCTGGACCACCTGAAATTAGAAAAAGTCGCGTTTTGTGGCCTTTCGATGGGCGGACTGATTGGGCAATGGCTTGGCATTTATCACCCCGAACGCTTTTCGCATATTGTGTTGGCCAACACCGCCGCCAAAATCGGCAACGAGCAAGGCTGGAACGACCGCATCAGTTATGTGAAAACCAACGGTTTGGAAAGTATTTTGGGCGGAACGGCAGAGCGTTGGTTTACGCCCGCTTTTCGCCAAAACCAACCGCAAAAAGTACAAGAAGTGCTTCAAGTTTTTGTGGGTACGGACTTGCAAGGCTACATGAATTGCTGTGCGGTGGTGCGCGATGCCGACTTTAGAGGTCAGCTTTTGGGCTTGAATGTGCCTGTGTTGGTGATTAGTGGCCAACAAGACGCCGTAACCACTCCCACAGACGGCGATTATTTGCAACAGCACATTCCCGTAGCACAACACCGCACCACCGACGCAGCGCACCTGTCGAGCGTGGAGCAAGGCGCGGAGTTTTCGGCGTTTCTTTTGTCTTTTATTCAATAA
- a CDS encoding 3-oxoacid CoA-transferase, with translation MKIVPIISLQEAAALVKDGDVLLQGGFGMTGNPVHLMHALAEIGTKNLTFVGNNAGEVGIGGGRLLRNGQIKKMIGSFFTSNPEAVKAAQEGLVEYELLPQGTLAEAIRAGGAGIGGFFTPTSAGTPLAEGRETKFLDGQEQVFIPSIKGDVAFVRAWKADTAGNLQYRMTEQNFNRAMATAAKLVIVEVEQIVNVGEIAPEHIHTPGVYVDYLVQATLTVEDLGISASVSSGRKASESRMNMAKRALKELKKGDVVNLGIGIPTLVADLISDKDGIILHTENGMLGVGPAPTDGGGALHYPVNAGKIPVTALAGSSYFDSADSFAMIRGKHIDVAVMGGLEVDEQANLANWAVPGQALLGVGGAMDLASGAKRLIITMSHTEKDGAPKVVPTCELPITSKKCVDMIITDKAVFEFIGGQLTLIEIMPGATLEEVRAQTSAKFVEKLSE, from the coding sequence ATGAAAATAGTACCGATTATATCTTTACAAGAAGCGGCTGCTTTGGTAAAAGATGGAGATGTTTTGTTACAAGGCGGCTTCGGCATGACTGGCAACCCTGTTCATTTGATGCACGCACTGGCAGAAATCGGAACAAAAAATTTGACTTTCGTTGGCAACAATGCGGGAGAAGTGGGCATCGGTGGCGGTCGTTTGCTTCGTAACGGACAAATCAAGAAAATGATAGGTTCGTTTTTTACCTCTAACCCCGAAGCCGTGAAAGCGGCTCAAGAAGGCTTGGTAGAGTACGAATTGTTACCACAAGGAACATTGGCGGAAGCGATTCGTGCGGGTGGTGCAGGTATCGGCGGTTTTTTTACGCCAACTTCGGCGGGAACACCTTTGGCCGAAGGCCGCGAAACCAAATTTTTGGACGGCCAAGAGCAAGTTTTTATTCCGAGCATCAAAGGCGATGTGGCTTTCGTGCGTGCTTGGAAAGCCGACACGGCAGGCAATTTGCAATACCGCATGACCGAACAAAACTTTAATCGTGCGATGGCCACCGCCGCCAAATTGGTGATTGTGGAGGTAGAACAAATTGTAAATGTGGGCGAAATAGCACCCGAACATATTCATACACCGGGTGTTTACGTGGATTATTTGGTACAAGCTACGCTTACGGTGGAAGATTTGGGCATTTCGGCCAGTGTATCTTCTGGTCGCAAAGCCTCCGAATCGCGTATGAACATGGCCAAACGTGCGTTGAAAGAACTCAAAAAAGGCGACGTAGTGAATTTGGGTATTGGTATCCCGACGTTGGTGGCCGACCTTATTTCCGACAAAGACGGCATTATTTTGCATACCGAAAACGGAATGTTAGGCGTAGGGCCTGCCCCAACAGACGGCGGCGGTGCTTTGCACTATCCCGTGAATGCTGGTAAAATTCCTGTTACGGCATTGGCTGGAAGTTCTTATTTTGATTCGGCAGATTCTTTCGCCATGATTCGCGGCAAACACATAGATGTAGCCGTGATGGGTGGTTTGGAAGTGGACGAACAAGCCAACCTCGCCAACTGGGCAGTACCGGGTCAAGCGTTGTTGGGTGTGGGTGGTGCAATGGATTTGGCATCTGGTGCTAAACGTCTCATTATCACAATGTCACATACCGAAAAAGACGGTGCACCAAAAGTAGTGCCAACGTGCGAGTTGCCGATTACTTCCAAAAAATGCGTGGATATGATTATCACCGACAAAGCGGTATTTGAGTTTATCGGTGGCCAACTGACGCTTATCGAAATAATGCCAGGCGCAACGCTCGAAGAAGTAAGAGCGCAAACCTCAGCTAAATTTGTAGAGAAACTAAGCGAATAA
- a CDS encoding FUSC family protein has product MLQLIRKIVKYPYLVYLMRCLLGFLIGYGLMLSFPQYDFFWTMISIVMVISPDETDARRMTIERVKSNFIGSLSCLIVYFLPVLTVYKVLIAIVLTVLICKHFKMMEVARSAIVAVLIILVETHPHIGLSPVNRFLAVALGCIIGLLITLITSYFKNKVKQKIAE; this is encoded by the coding sequence ATGCTCCAACTCATCAGGAAAATTGTAAAATACCCATATTTGGTGTATCTGATGCGCTGTTTGTTGGGTTTTCTGATTGGGTACGGCCTTATGCTTTCGTTTCCGCAATACGATTTCTTTTGGACGATGATTTCGATTGTGATGGTTATTTCACCCGACGAAACAGACGCCCGACGAATGACGATTGAGCGCGTAAAATCTAATTTTATTGGTTCGCTTTCGTGTCTGATAGTGTATTTTCTGCCAGTCCTGACCGTGTATAAAGTCCTGATTGCGATAGTATTAACTGTCCTGATTTGTAAGCATTTCAAAATGATGGAAGTGGCGCGTAGTGCCATTGTCGCGGTGCTGATTATTTTGGTAGAAACGCATCCGCACATTGGTCTTTCGCCAGTCAATCGCTTTTTGGCCGTGGCCTTAGGTTGTATCATTGGTTTGCTAATTACCTTGATTACATCTTATTTTAAAAATAAAGTAAAACAAAAAATAGCAGAATAA
- the pcaF gene encoding 3-oxoadipyl-CoA thiolase, translating into MSKEAYIIDGIRTPVGSFGGTLSAVRTDDLAALVIAELVKRNPNIPAEAIDDVILGCHNQAGEDNRNVARMAALLAGLPVSVPGETVNRLCSSGMAAIVNAARAIKANEGDVFVAGGVEHMTRGPMVISKPTKAFGTDSKMEDSSFGWRFVNPKMKEMYGIDPMGITAENLVEMYNISRQDQDTFALHSQQKATQATASGRLAEEIIPVQIPQRKGAPLVFDKDEFVRPSTTLEGLGELKPAFKKDGTVTAGNASGLNDGAAAVYVASGEAVAKYNLKPLARIVSSAVVGVEPRIMGIGPVPATEKALQRAGLTLADMDVIELNEAFAAQSLACIRALGLQDNDPRININGGAIAIGHPLGMSGTRITYSAALELQKTNKRYALATMCIGVGQGYAIVLEKVK; encoded by the coding sequence ATGAGCAAAGAAGCCTACATCATAGACGGGATTCGTACGCCAGTTGGCAGTTTTGGCGGAACACTTTCGGCAGTTCGTACCGACGATTTGGCCGCGCTGGTTATTGCCGAATTGGTAAAAAGAAATCCTAATATTCCAGCCGAAGCCATAGACGACGTGATTTTGGGTTGCCACAATCAGGCAGGCGAAGACAACCGCAATGTGGCGCGTATGGCGGCACTGTTGGCGGGTTTGCCTGTAAGCGTACCAGGCGAAACGGTGAACCGTTTGTGTTCGTCGGGCATGGCGGCCATTGTCAATGCGGCGCGTGCCATCAAAGCCAATGAAGGCGATGTTTTCGTGGCGGGTGGCGTGGAACACATGACCAGAGGGCCTATGGTGATTTCCAAACCGACCAAAGCCTTCGGCACGGATTCCAAAATGGAAGATTCGTCGTTTGGTTGGCGATTCGTCAATCCCAAAATGAAAGAAATGTACGGCATTGACCCAATGGGCATTACAGCCGAAAACTTGGTAGAAATGTACAATATTTCGCGCCAAGACCAAGATACATTTGCGTTGCATTCGCAACAAAAAGCCACGCAAGCCACTGCGAGCGGAAGATTAGCGGAAGAAATTATTCCCGTACAAATTCCGCAAAGAAAAGGTGCACCACTTGTTTTTGACAAAGATGAGTTTGTGCGTCCAAGCACAACGCTGGAAGGCTTGGGTGAGTTGAAACCCGCATTCAAAAAAGACGGCACGGTTACGGCTGGCAACGCTTCGGGCTTGAACGATGGCGCGGCGGCGGTGTATGTGGCTTCTGGTGAGGCTGTTGCCAAATATAATTTAAAGCCTTTGGCCAGAATTGTGAGTTCGGCGGTGGTCGGTGTAGAGCCACGCATTATGGGCATTGGACCTGTGCCAGCTACCGAAAAAGCCTTGCAAAGAGCTGGGCTTACGTTGGCCGACATGGACGTAATCGAACTAAACGAGGCGTTTGCGGCGCAATCTTTGGCCTGCATTCGCGCATTGGGGCTGCAAGACAACGACCCGCGCATTAACATCAACGGCGGCGCGATTGCTATTGGTCACCCGCTGGGAATGTCGGGCACGCGTATCACGTATTCGGCGGCGCTGGAACTTCAAAAAACAAATAAAAGATATGCTTTGGCTACCATGTGTATTGGTGTGGGTCAGGGTTATGCAATAGTGTTGGAAAAGGTTAAATAA
- a CDS encoding glycoside hydrolase family 3 N-terminal domain-containing protein produces the protein MFFNQKTKLLAIALLAVSVSVRAQKVDYSAKVERLLSQMTLEEKLGQLNQYSNASDQTGPITRNSDGQIDEIRKGRVGSMLNVRGAKNTRLLQQEALKSRLKIPMIFGQDVVHGYRVTFPLPLAEAASWDLEMIEKTARVAATEAAASGIQWTFAPMVDISRDARWGRVMEGAGEDTYLGSKIAVARVRGFQGKGIGQLDAVMACAKHFAAYGAAVAGRDYNSVDMSLRQLWQYYLPPFKAAVDAGAATLMNSFNDLNGTPATASAYLQRDILKGAWKFDGFVVSDWGSIGEMIPHGYAKDCKDAAEMAMNGGSDMDMESRCYIENLAVLLKEGKVKEAQINDAVRRILTKKFELGLFENPYRFSDEKREKQVLNSPAFREVARDMARKSIVLLKNEKQVLPLAKNLKTIALVGPLAKSNEDMKGFWSVDWGKNDQLVSLYEGVQAKVGNQAKLLYAQGCGVEDTSTQGFAQAVQAAQQADVVVMAVGEKYDMSGEGHSRSNIHLPGVQEELIKAIQATGKPVVVLVMGGRPLIFNWTADHVPAIAFTWWLGSEAGNAMADVLFGDYNPSGKLPMSFPRSEGQLPLYYNYLHTGRWPQNDSEKQYKSAYLDVSNSPRYAFGYGLSYTKFEYSDLKLSRKNMTDTDQIEVSFVLKNAGTREGEEVVQLYLRDVVAQPLRPVQELKDFRKVKLKAQETTQIRFVIDREKLAFYNDQLDWITQAGDFDLMIGAACNDIRLTDHFTLTK, from the coding sequence ATGTTTTTTAACCAAAAAACAAAGCTGCTGGCCATTGCGTTGCTGGCAGTGAGTGTGAGCGTGCGTGCCCAAAAAGTAGATTATTCCGCCAAAGTGGAGCGTTTGCTTTCCCAAATGACGTTGGAAGAAAAATTAGGCCAACTCAATCAATATTCCAACGCTTCCGACCAAACGGGACCAATTACGCGCAATTCGGACGGCCAAATCGACGAAATTCGTAAAGGTCGCGTGGGTTCTATGCTCAACGTGCGCGGCGCGAAAAATACGCGTTTGTTGCAACAAGAAGCCCTCAAATCTCGCCTCAAAATTCCGATGATTTTCGGTCAAGATGTCGTACATGGCTACCGTGTTACGTTCCCGTTGCCGTTGGCGGAGGCCGCCAGTTGGGATTTGGAAATGATAGAAAAAACGGCGCGTGTGGCTGCCACAGAAGCCGCCGCTTCGGGTATTCAGTGGACTTTTGCGCCGATGGTGGACATTTCCAGAGATGCCCGTTGGGGTCGCGTGATGGAAGGTGCAGGCGAAGACACGTATTTGGGTTCTAAGATTGCCGTGGCGCGTGTGCGTGGTTTTCAGGGCAAAGGCATTGGCCAACTCGATGCGGTAATGGCTTGCGCCAAACATTTTGCCGCGTATGGGGCAGCCGTTGCAGGCCGCGACTACAACAGCGTGGATATGAGTTTGCGCCAGTTGTGGCAATATTATTTGCCGCCATTCAAAGCCGCTGTGGACGCAGGCGCAGCAACGCTCATGAACTCTTTTAACGACCTGAACGGAACGCCTGCCACAGCCAGCGCGTATTTGCAACGCGACATTCTGAAAGGGGCGTGGAAATTTGATGGTTTTGTGGTAAGTGATTGGGGTTCAATAGGGGAGATGATTCCGCACGGCTACGCCAAAGACTGCAAAGACGCTGCCGAAATGGCCATGAACGGCGGTAGCGATATGGACATGGAAAGCCGTTGTTATATCGAAAATCTGGCGGTTTTGCTCAAAGAAGGCAAGGTGAAAGAAGCGCAAATCAATGACGCGGTGCGCCGTATCCTGACCAAAAAATTTGAATTGGGTTTGTTTGAAAATCCGTATCGCTTTTCGGACGAAAAACGTGAAAAACAAGTGCTTAACAGCCCAGCGTTTCGGGAAGTGGCACGCGATATGGCACGCAAAAGCATTGTTTTGCTGAAAAATGAAAAACAAGTATTGCCTTTGGCTAAAAACTTGAAAACCATTGCGCTTGTTGGGCCTTTGGCCAAATCCAATGAAGATATGAAAGGCTTTTGGTCGGTGGATTGGGGCAAAAATGACCAATTGGTTTCGCTTTATGAAGGCGTGCAAGCCAAAGTCGGCAACCAAGCCAAGCTACTGTACGCGCAAGGTTGCGGCGTGGAAGATACTTCTACACAAGGTTTTGCGCAGGCCGTCCAAGCTGCTCAGCAAGCCGATGTGGTGGTGATGGCCGTCGGCGAAAAATACGACATGAGTGGCGAGGGGCACAGCCGTTCTAACATTCATTTGCCAGGTGTGCAAGAAGAATTGATTAAGGCGATACAGGCCACAGGCAAACCTGTAGTCGTGTTGGTGATGGGTGGCCGCCCGTTGATTTTCAACTGGACTGCCGACCACGTGCCAGCTATTGCCTTTACGTGGTGGTTGGGTAGCGAGGCAGGCAACGCGATGGCCGATGTGCTGTTTGGCGATTATAATCCGTCGGGCAAATTGCCGATGTCATTTCCGCGTAGCGAAGGCCAGTTGCCGCTGTATTACAACTACTTACATACGGGTCGCTGGCCACAAAACGACAGCGAAAAGCAATACAAATCCGCGTACTTGGATGTGAGCAACTCGCCGCGTTACGCTTTCGGCTACGGCTTGAGCTACACCAAATTTGAGTATTCGGACTTGAAACTGAGCCGCAAAAACATGACCGACACCGACCAAATAGAAGTGTCGTTCGTGCTCAAAAATGCAGGCACGCGCGAGGGCGAGGAAGTTGTACAATTGTATTTGCGCGATGTGGTGGCGCAGCCCTTGCGCCCTGTGCAGGAGCTAAAAGATTTTAGGAAAGTGAAGCTCAAAGCCCAAGAAACAACCCAAATTCGGTTTGTGATAGACCGCGAAAAACTGGCGTTTTATAACGACCAACTCGACTGGATTACGCAAGCAGGCGATTTTGATTTGATGATTGGCGCGGCCTGCAACGACATTCGCCTAACCGACCATTTTACACTGACAAAGTAA
- a CDS encoding N-acetyltransferase, with amino-acid sequence MARLLRVYVWLGVWEQNAKAIRFYEKNSFVAFDKHIFILGDEAQTDIMMQLVLTKQPE; translated from the coding sequence ATGGCAAGATTATTACGCGTTTATGTTTGGTTGGGCGTTTGGGAGCAAAACGCGAAAGCAATTCGTTTTTATGAAAAAAATAGCTTTGTTGCTTTCGATAAACACATTTTTATACTCGGCGACGAGGCACAAACCGATATTATGATGCAATTGGTTTTAACCAAACAGCCCGAATAA